One Plectropomus leopardus isolate mb chromosome 1, YSFRI_Pleo_2.0, whole genome shotgun sequence DNA segment encodes these proteins:
- the def8 gene encoding differentially expressed in FDCP 8 homolog isoform X3: protein MEYDERLALFRQTRLNPFDRREEENGPQGAKTPPLHEARPELFSGTRTHSSDRTMDLGLAEDHFSRPMGSFVASDIEQLKMAIEECKKLILELPEHSERQKDTVVKLIHLRLKLQELKDPEEDEPNLRVLLEHRFSKEKSKSVKQTCDKCSTIIWGLIQTWYTCTGCYYRCHSKCMNLITKPCVRSKVSHQSEYELSICPEIGLDRQDYRCAECRTPISLRGVPTEARQCDYTGQYYCSTCHWNDTAIVPARVIHNWEFESRKVCRSSMRYLALMMSRPVLKLKEINPLLFNFVEELVEIRKLRQDILLMKPYFITCKEAMEARLLLQLQDRQHFVENDDMYSLQDLIDISSGRLSCSLTEIHTTFAKHIKLDCERLLL, encoded by the exons ATGGAGTATGATGAGAGACTTGCACTTTTCCGCCAAACCCGCCTCAATCCCTTTGATCGCCGAGAGGAGGAAAATGGTCCCCAAGGAGCCAAGACGCCCCCACTGCACG AAGCAAGGCCTGAGCTGTTCTCTGGGACCAGGACACACAGTTCAGACCGAACCATGGACCTTGGTCTAGCTGAAGACCACTTCTCAAGGCCAATG GGTTCGTTTGTGGCGTCGGATATTGAACAGCTTAAAATGGCCATAGAGGAGTGTAAAAAGCTGATCTTGGAGCTGCCAGAACACtcggagagacagaaagacactgTTGTGAAACTTATCCACCTTCGTCTCAAACTGCAGGAACTTAAG GACCCTGAGGAGGATGAGCCTAATCTAAGAGTCCTACTGGAGCATCGCTTTTCCAAGGAAAAGAGCAAGAGTGTGAAACAGACCTGTGACAAGTGTAGCACTATCATCTGGGGCCTTATCCAAACTTGGTATACctgcacag GTTGCTATTATCGTTGCCATAGTAAGTGTATGAACCTGATCACCAAGCCCTGTgtcaggtcaaaggtcagccaCCAGTCTGAGTATGAGCTCAGCATTTGCCCTGAGATAGGACTAGACCGACAAGACTACCGCTGTGCAGAATGTCGCACTCCTATTTCACTGA GGGGTGTGCCAACTGAAGCCAGACAGTGTGACTACACTGGACAGTATTACTGCAGCACATGCCACTGGAATGACACCGCCATCGTCCCAGCTCGTGTCATCCATAACTGGGAGTTTGAATCACGCAAG GTTTGTCGCTCCTCAATGCGCTACCTGGCCCTGATGATGTCACGACCTGTGCTGAAGCTAAAAGAAATCAACCCGCTGCTATTCAACTTTGTGGAGGAACTGGTGGAGATCAGG AAACTACGTCAAGATATTCTGTTGATGAAACCCTATTTTATCACCTGTAAGGAGGCCATGGAGGCTCGGCTATTACTACAG TTACAAGATCGGCAGCACTTTGTGGAGAATGATGACATGTACTCACTACAGGATTTAATTGACATCTCCAGCGGCAGACTCAGCTGTTCCCTCACTGAGATCCACACCACATTTGCTAAGCACATCAAACTAGACTGTGAG aGATTGTTACTATGA
- the def8 gene encoding differentially expressed in FDCP 8 homolog isoform X2 — MFCSEVYAEARPELFSGTRTHSSDRTMDLGLAEDHFSRPMGSFVASDIEQLKMAIEECKKLILELPEHSERQKDTVVKLIHLRLKLQELKDPEEDEPNLRVLLEHRFSKEKSKSVKQTCDKCSTIIWGLIQTWYTCTGCYYRCHSKCMNLITKPCVRSKVSHQSEYELSICPEIGLDRQDYRCAECRTPISLRGVPTEARQCDYTGQYYCSTCHWNDTAIVPARVIHNWEFESRKVCRSSMRYLALMMSRPVLKLKEINPLLFNFVEELVEIRKLRQDILLMKPYFITCKEAMEARLLLQLQDRQHFVENDDMYSLQDLIDISSGRLSCSLTEIHTTFAKHIKLDCERCQAKGFVCELCKEGDILFPFDSHTSVCHDCSAVFHRDCYYDNSTTCPRCARMTDRKQDEVPDVKDA; from the exons ATGTTTTGTTCTGAGGTGTATGCAG AAGCAAGGCCTGAGCTGTTCTCTGGGACCAGGACACACAGTTCAGACCGAACCATGGACCTTGGTCTAGCTGAAGACCACTTCTCAAGGCCAATG GGTTCGTTTGTGGCGTCGGATATTGAACAGCTTAAAATGGCCATAGAGGAGTGTAAAAAGCTGATCTTGGAGCTGCCAGAACACtcggagagacagaaagacactgTTGTGAAACTTATCCACCTTCGTCTCAAACTGCAGGAACTTAAG GACCCTGAGGAGGATGAGCCTAATCTAAGAGTCCTACTGGAGCATCGCTTTTCCAAGGAAAAGAGCAAGAGTGTGAAACAGACCTGTGACAAGTGTAGCACTATCATCTGGGGCCTTATCCAAACTTGGTATACctgcacag GTTGCTATTATCGTTGCCATAGTAAGTGTATGAACCTGATCACCAAGCCCTGTgtcaggtcaaaggtcagccaCCAGTCTGAGTATGAGCTCAGCATTTGCCCTGAGATAGGACTAGACCGACAAGACTACCGCTGTGCAGAATGTCGCACTCCTATTTCACTGA GGGGTGTGCCAACTGAAGCCAGACAGTGTGACTACACTGGACAGTATTACTGCAGCACATGCCACTGGAATGACACCGCCATCGTCCCAGCTCGTGTCATCCATAACTGGGAGTTTGAATCACGCAAG GTTTGTCGCTCCTCAATGCGCTACCTGGCCCTGATGATGTCACGACCTGTGCTGAAGCTAAAAGAAATCAACCCGCTGCTATTCAACTTTGTGGAGGAACTGGTGGAGATCAGG AAACTACGTCAAGATATTCTGTTGATGAAACCCTATTTTATCACCTGTAAGGAGGCCATGGAGGCTCGGCTATTACTACAG TTACAAGATCGGCAGCACTTTGTGGAGAATGATGACATGTACTCACTACAGGATTTAATTGACATCTCCAGCGGCAGACTCAGCTGTTCCCTCACTGAGATCCACACCACATTTGCTAAGCACATCAAACTAGACTGTGAG CGTTGTCAGGCCAAAGGATTTGTGTGTGAGCTGTGTAAGGAAGGAGACATACTGTTCCCTTTTGACAGTCACACCTCAGTCTGCCATGACTGTTCTGCTGTCTTCCACAG aGATTGTTACTATGACAACTCCACAACTTGCCCACGATGTGCGCGGATGACTGACCGAAAGCAGGACGAGGTGCCAGATGTGAAAGATGCGTAA
- the def8 gene encoding differentially expressed in FDCP 8 homolog isoform X1, whose protein sequence is MEYDERLALFRQTRLNPFDRREEENGPQGAKTPPLHEARPELFSGTRTHSSDRTMDLGLAEDHFSRPMGSFVASDIEQLKMAIEECKKLILELPEHSERQKDTVVKLIHLRLKLQELKDPEEDEPNLRVLLEHRFSKEKSKSVKQTCDKCSTIIWGLIQTWYTCTGCYYRCHSKCMNLITKPCVRSKVSHQSEYELSICPEIGLDRQDYRCAECRTPISLRGVPTEARQCDYTGQYYCSTCHWNDTAIVPARVIHNWEFESRKVCRSSMRYLALMMSRPVLKLKEINPLLFNFVEELVEIRKLRQDILLMKPYFITCKEAMEARLLLQLQDRQHFVENDDMYSLQDLIDISSGRLSCSLTEIHTTFAKHIKLDCERCQAKGFVCELCKEGDILFPFDSHTSVCHDCSAVFHRDCYYDNSTTCPRCARMTDRKQDEVPDVKDA, encoded by the exons ATGGAGTATGATGAGAGACTTGCACTTTTCCGCCAAACCCGCCTCAATCCCTTTGATCGCCGAGAGGAGGAAAATGGTCCCCAAGGAGCCAAGACGCCCCCACTGCACG AAGCAAGGCCTGAGCTGTTCTCTGGGACCAGGACACACAGTTCAGACCGAACCATGGACCTTGGTCTAGCTGAAGACCACTTCTCAAGGCCAATG GGTTCGTTTGTGGCGTCGGATATTGAACAGCTTAAAATGGCCATAGAGGAGTGTAAAAAGCTGATCTTGGAGCTGCCAGAACACtcggagagacagaaagacactgTTGTGAAACTTATCCACCTTCGTCTCAAACTGCAGGAACTTAAG GACCCTGAGGAGGATGAGCCTAATCTAAGAGTCCTACTGGAGCATCGCTTTTCCAAGGAAAAGAGCAAGAGTGTGAAACAGACCTGTGACAAGTGTAGCACTATCATCTGGGGCCTTATCCAAACTTGGTATACctgcacag GTTGCTATTATCGTTGCCATAGTAAGTGTATGAACCTGATCACCAAGCCCTGTgtcaggtcaaaggtcagccaCCAGTCTGAGTATGAGCTCAGCATTTGCCCTGAGATAGGACTAGACCGACAAGACTACCGCTGTGCAGAATGTCGCACTCCTATTTCACTGA GGGGTGTGCCAACTGAAGCCAGACAGTGTGACTACACTGGACAGTATTACTGCAGCACATGCCACTGGAATGACACCGCCATCGTCCCAGCTCGTGTCATCCATAACTGGGAGTTTGAATCACGCAAG GTTTGTCGCTCCTCAATGCGCTACCTGGCCCTGATGATGTCACGACCTGTGCTGAAGCTAAAAGAAATCAACCCGCTGCTATTCAACTTTGTGGAGGAACTGGTGGAGATCAGG AAACTACGTCAAGATATTCTGTTGATGAAACCCTATTTTATCACCTGTAAGGAGGCCATGGAGGCTCGGCTATTACTACAG TTACAAGATCGGCAGCACTTTGTGGAGAATGATGACATGTACTCACTACAGGATTTAATTGACATCTCCAGCGGCAGACTCAGCTGTTCCCTCACTGAGATCCACACCACATTTGCTAAGCACATCAAACTAGACTGTGAG CGTTGTCAGGCCAAAGGATTTGTGTGTGAGCTGTGTAAGGAAGGAGACATACTGTTCCCTTTTGACAGTCACACCTCAGTCTGCCATGACTGTTCTGCTGTCTTCCACAG aGATTGTTACTATGACAACTCCACAACTTGCCCACGATGTGCGCGGATGACTGACCGAAAGCAGGACGAGGTGCCAGATGTGAAAGATGCGTAA